The Ornithinibacillus sp. 4-3 region AAACACATAACATTCTTTGTTTTTATATGGGAACTCCTTTATATCTTGCTTCATTATCCAATCGTAAGTTCTTTTGCCCATTAAAACCGTATCGACCGTTTCATAAAACTCTGTAAATCCGTTATCTCCTTCACCTTCAACCTTAAATAACCATTCAAGAGATTCCTCTTTTGTAGCAATATATCCATCCAAACTTGAAGCAATAAATAATACTAAATTACGTTTTTTGCTCATCATTTTTCCCTTGCTTTTATTCCATTAACTGACCCGTTTGTTGAATAAACGACTCTTTTTCTAGTATTAATATTTCATACTATACAGTAAACACACATTTTTTTCTATAAATCACATTATCTAAGCTCCAATAATTCTGTTGAATAAGTTTAACAATACATCTTTCACTCCACTCGCATTAAAGACTAATCCCACCGCAATTAAGGCAACAATCAAAAAGCCAATCAGCTTAGAAAATTCACGCTTAAATCCTAAATAAATCCCGATAACAACAATTGCCATCAACACTAACGATTGTGCATTACTTAAAAACCAATTATAGAGATTTTGACCAAAATTCATTGTTTATTTCTCCTTTCATTCTCTAATACTTTGTCACTTGACGCATACATTCGATAACCCATAAAATAACACCGCCCATAATCGTAATAAAAATGTACTTTAATAACTTCATACAATCCCTCCAATCTATCGGTTAATGACTTCTTCTGTCGCAAGTGCTTGTTGCATCAATAATTGTTGGTGACGCTTAGTTAACTTTGCCTGGTCTAACATATCTTTAATCACAGTCGTTTGATTGATTTCATCGAGCTTCGTTGCTAATTTCCAAGTAGGAGCCACTTGTCGAGCCAACCATCTAAGTGTTTTATCAAATGTGTACGGTTCAGGTTTTGTTGTTAAAGTAATTTTTCTACTTACACCTAAATCCAGAAATCGTTTCCATTCTTTATTGATTTTCCAATGACTACGACGCTTTTTCTCATCCTTATCGACAAAACGAATATATCGGTTAATGATGGAAAACGCTGTTCGTCCAGCGTCTTCATAGGTCATTAAATCAACAATCGCGTGATACGCACGATCATTTTTTAAGCGTATTTCAAAGCGATTTTTCACTTTTGTATCTTCTAGTGATGCTCCATGCTTTACGTATTGTTCGTAATCCTTCTCGTAAGCACAGAAATATACGTCACTTTTTAACGAGCCAATATATAACGTATTTCCCATATCAGGCTTTTCTCGATTCTGTACAAGTTCACCCGAACGATAGCTTTTAAAGCTACGGAAAACAGAGATACATTCTTCCTTACGACATTTGTGTGTGAGAAACGGAATATCTAAGATGCTTGCCCTGTCATTGATCGCAAGGTCAATGCGTTTAAATACGCCACCAACACGAAATACGTCCATAAAAAAATCAAACCATGTTCGCTGTTGGGCTAGTAGAAAATTTTCAAATTGGCGACAACCTTTTCCTTTCAGTTCCAGTAAACAACCTTTATCTTCATCAGGTGAAACCATGACGACAATATCTCCAAACACATATTGTTCCATGTACGAGTAAAATGCGTAATCCTCATGCATCATATATTCCATTTTAAGTTTCAAAATTTCTTTAATGACAGGCTTCGGATTGGTCGTTATAAAACGAATCCGTACATAGTCAAACAAAATTTCCAAAGGTGCATCTGGATTAAATTGTTCTAAAACATTGAATAGAGCATTTTTTAATGTTGGAGTCGGAGTTACTTTTCCTGTTTCGATTTCACTGATATATTGTCTAGAAATCCCTACATGTACAGCCAATTTATTTTGTGATACGCCATATTCCACTCGTCTTTCCTTTAAACGTTGATACCAAGGCACTTGATTCATGTGCATTCCTCCAAACTAAAAAAAGATGTCAACTTTTTCGTTTGAGTTGACATCTTTGTGATATCCTTTAAACTATTGTGCCTACAGGTGTTAAGGCATTTCTCGGACAGTTTCCTATTGCTTTTCTACCCCCCTGTTAGAAACGGGGGGTTAAGGCGTGGCTGTCGCCACGCAGGCTTCGCCCAGCACGTCGGCTTTCGCTTCGCACGCCGCCGCACTGGGCAGCCTTTATGGAGCTAGTTTTTCTATCTCTTTTAAAAAGTCATGATCCTTTGGCACAAGTGGTGTGTAAAATTCAGTTATGACATTATCCCCTTTATCGACATAGCCACGTCCTTTGATCTGTTTTAAGAAAAATTGTTTTTGCACGTCGCTTCCAAACATCATGCCATATCCTAGTTCAGACATCCTTCCTAAAGCAACCCGAAAATTAAATTGATCTCGAATTCCATCGCCTAAATATTTTGCATCTGGCCGCTGACAGGCAAGAATTAAAAAGAAGCCTGCTTGCCGTCCCAACATAACAATCTGTTTTAATTTTGTTAATACGGCAGTACTTTCCTTAGAAGCAAGCATTTCCATAAATGCTACATATTCATCAAAAATTAAAAAGTGGGGAGATAAGCCTAAATACGCATAGTTTTCTCCTGTTTTATAATTAGGCATCTGTTTCATTTCTTCACTGCGAGCCATCATAGATTCATAAAACTCATCGATACAGGTTATCATGTCTTCCTTTTTGTAGTACACATCAGGCATAACGGTAGCTTAGTCCGCTAAATCAGCATTTTTTGGATCTAAAACATACAATTTTGCATCTGTTTTGAGCAGCGCTTCAATCAAGGTTAAAATAAAGTACGTCTTTCCGCCACCTGTTCCACCAGCAATCAACATATGTGGCAACTTATCATATTCCCAATAGAGGAATTTCATCAGTTTTAAGCTGCCATTTTGTACAGTAACTTCCTCAATCGAAATACGATTTGCAATCATATCATAAAAAAGGACATACTCTACATAAGAGTCATGTAATTCTTTTGATACCAATTCACAATACAGCCCACTTTCTAACTTGTTTTCAAGGTTCAGCAATTGATCTTGATATTTTCCGAGTGTGATTTCTACTTGAATACGAATCATCCCTTTTTCAAGGCGATAGTATTTTTAGGAAAATAACTG contains the following coding sequences:
- the mobT gene encoding MobT family relaxase, with translation MNQVPWYQRLKERRVEYGVSQNKLAVHVGISRQYISEIETGKVTPTPTLKNALFNVLEQFNPDAPLEILFDYVRIRFITTNPKPVIKEILKLKMEYMMHEDYAFYSYMEQYVFGDIVVMVSPDEDKGCLLELKGKGCRQFENFLLAQQRTWFDFFMDVFRVGGVFKRIDLAINDRASILDIPFLTHKCRKEECISVFRSFKSYRSGELVQNREKPDMGNTLYIGSLKSDVYFCAYEKDYEQYVKHGASLEDTKVKNRFEIRLKNDRAYHAIVDLMTYEDAGRTAFSIINRYIRFVDKDEKKRRSHWKINKEWKRFLDLGVSRKITLTTKPEPYTFDKTLRWLARQVAPTWKLATKLDEINQTTVIKDMLDQAKLTKRHQQLLMQQALATEEVINR